Proteins co-encoded in one Pogona vitticeps strain Pit_001003342236 chromosome 9, PviZW2.1, whole genome shotgun sequence genomic window:
- the YTHDF2 gene encoding YTH domain-containing family protein 2, which translates to MSASSLLEQRPKGQGTKVQNGSVHQKDGLNDDDIEPYLSPQARPSNAYTAMSDSYLPNYYSPSIGFSYSLGEAAWSTGGDPPMPYLTSYGQLSNGEPHFLPDAMFGQPGALGSTPFLGQHGFNFFPSGIDFSAWGNNSSQGQSTQSSGYSSSYAYAPSSLGGAMIDGQSAFASETLNKAPGMNTIDQGMAALKLGSTDVASNVPKVVGSAVGSGSIASNIVASNSLPPATIAPPKPASWADIASKPAKQQPKLKTKNGIAGSSLPPPPIKHNMDIGTWDNKGPVAKNPSQALVQNIGQPPTQISPQPVGQQMSNSPPAVQSSAGQQPQPLPPPPPQPTQLPVPQQAAQPARWVAPRNRGSGFGQNGVDGSAVGQTQTTSGPAPSEPHPVLEKLRSINNYNPKDFDWNPKHGRVFIIKSYSEDDIHRSIKYNIWCSTEHGNKRLDAAYRSMNGKGPVYLLFSVNGSGHFCGVAEMKSAVDYNTCAGVWSQDKWKGRFDVRWIFVKDVPNSQLRHIRLENNENKPVTNSRDTQEVPLEKAKQVLKIIATYKHTTSIFDDFSHYEKRQEEEENVKKERQGRVK; encoded by the exons AGCAATGCATACACTGCAATGTCTGATTCCTACTTGCCGAATTACTACAGTCCATCCATTGGATTCTCCTACTCTTTGGGTGAAGCTGCTTGGTCTACTGGAGGTGATCCACCTATGCCCTACTTAACGTCTTATGGACAACTAAGCAATGGAGAACCTCACTTTCTCCCAGATGCCATGTTTGGACAGCCAGGGGCTCTTGGCAGTACACCATTTCTTGGACAGCATGGCTTTAACTTTTTTCCAAGTGGGATTGACTTCTCAGCTTGGGGCAATAACAGTTCTCAGGGGCAATCAACTCAAAGTTCTGGATACAGTAGTAGCTATGCTTATGCACCAAGTTCATTGGGTGGAGCCATGATTGATGGACAGTCTGCTTTTGCCAGTGAAACCCTGAATAAGGCACCTGGCATGAATACCATAGATCAGGGGATGGCAGCATTGAAGCTAGGTAGCACTGATGTAGCGAGTAATGTCCCAAAAGTTGTTGGCTCTGCTGTTGGCAGTGGGTCCATTGCCAGCAATATTGTAGCTTCTAACAGTCTGCCTCCAGCTACCATTGCTCCTCCAAAACCAGCATCCTGGGCTGATATTGCCAGCAAACCTGCAAAACAACAGCCCAAGCTGAAGACTAAGAATGGCATTGCAGGATCAAGTCTTCCACCGCCACCTATAAAACATAACATGGACATTGGAACTTGGGATAATAAAGGGCCAGTGGCAAAGAACCCTTCCCAGGCTTTAGTTCAGAATATTGGCCAACCTCCAACCCAAATATCTCCCCAACCAGTTGGTCAGCAGATGAGCAATAGCCCACCAGCTGTGCAGTCATCAGCAGGACAACAGCCACAGCCTCTGCCACCTCCACCCCCCCAACCAACTCAGCTGCCAGTACCGCAACAAGCAGCTCAGCCTGCACGCTGGGTTGCGCCTCGTAACCGTGGCAGTGGCTTTGGCCAAAATGGAGTAGATGGTAGTGCAGTTGGGCAGACACAAACCACTTCTGGACCTGCTCCTTCAGAACCACACCCAGTCTTGGAGAAGCTGAGATCTATCAACAACTATAATCCTAAGGATTTTGACTGGAATCCTAAACATGGTCGGGTTTTCATCATCAAGAGTTACTCTGAGGATGATATTCACCGTTCTATTAAATACAACATCTGGTGCAGTACAGAGCATGGTAATAAGAGACTGGATGCTGCTTACCGCTCCATGAATGGTAAAGGTCCTGTTTACTTACTGTTCAGTGTCAATGGCAGTGGTCATTTCTGTGGAGTTGCAGAAATGAAATCAGCTGTGGACTACAACACATGTGCAGGTGTGTGGTCCCAGGACAAATGGAAGGGACGCTTTGATGTCAGGTGGATTTTTGTGAAGGACGTTCCTAATAGCCAACTGCGGCACATTCGCCTAGAGAACAATGAGAATAAACCGGTGACCAACTCCAGGGACACTCAGGAGGTGCCTCTGGAAAAGGCTAAGCAGGTGCTGAAAATCATTGCTACTTACAAGCATACCACTTCCATCTTTGATGACTTCTCACACTATGAGAAAcgccaagaggaggaggaaaatgtgaAAAAG GAACGCCAAGGGCGTGTCAAGTAA